A window of the Syntrophothermus lipocalidus DSM 12680 genome harbors these coding sequences:
- a CDS encoding HutP family protein encodes MVETGSKAVAAAAIKMALTATRSEEMELKKRLWEEKSIRAVAVDYGGEFIYSVSKIVERAVVAAKREGVIKDTHPDEGAVAGATREAISQIIPKALGLNVGGKIGIARYQDHISVAIFLGIGLLHLDEVAIGLGHRAVP; translated from the coding sequence ATGGTCGAGACTGGTAGTAAGGCAGTGGCAGCCGCAGCGATAAAGATGGCTCTGACTGCGACCCGGAGTGAAGAGATGGAACTCAAAAAGCGACTGTGGGAGGAGAAAAGCATCAGGGCTGTGGCGGTGGACTATGGAGGAGAATTCATATACTCGGTGAGCAAGATAGTAGAAAGGGCAGTGGTAGCGGCTAAAAGAGAAGGAGTAATCAAAGACACTCATCCTGACGAAGGCGCGGTAGCAGGGGCTACGAGAGAAGCTATAAGCCAGATAATTCCCAAGGCCTTGGGCCTGAACGTAGGAGGGAAGATAGGTATTGCCAGGTACCAAGACCATATCAGCGTGGCCATATTCTTGGGTATTGGATTGTTGCATCTGGATGAGGTGGCGATCGGACTGGGCCACCGGGCTGTACCGTGA